Proteins from a genomic interval of Lolium perenne isolate Kyuss_39 chromosome 1, Kyuss_2.0, whole genome shotgun sequence:
- the LOC127327455 gene encoding uncharacterized protein has protein sequence MMLGSKRKMAAVSGTGVSNKRKMAAGSAVSLPDVMVEEVLLRLPVKSIVRFRAVCRSWSALFSSEEFCCLHRAMMAKASPTATPKLLYVSPTAGFNSTAVYSCSPSDPRDNLLFTLDHARGDFVEVVSPAPCHGLTLLYDAVPPAYYICNAATREVTRLPPYLDMSRRSSTGLGFDARTKKYKVVRLINGRPKEEMIKCEVYTAGGKYGDSWRPATRGVPFGIRRFVCAAVANAATHKLPPVFANGSLHWLINPKSFIRWPRAAVISFSVTEETFKYARSPPFWASEMHQPPLARVSVEHLVEMDNQLCMVRDLRGNTDASTLEIWKLLDYSSGDWSLIHQIDLSGQVARDLREPEIVRVIGSTSNCRSVKRIIIATSKRMIPTMFEKKVHSYDPRSKAIETIVSVTEAHTSRIINTPSSRFVLFQDSLAPVHKTDRETAFSSTLAKATKEILLRLPAKSIIRTKLVCKQWLSLTESESFMQSYLEHKNMDKRPKVMLVGKGTGQSGFSFAPLNRCLPEDHRHIALLDTKMVCSKPCHGLNLISTEEKDYLYNPCTGFHKVYYNQAQAQAEQHAYAVGNKNVGLGFDLLTREHFLVEISYKLKDFESRQYNLTCELWRCKSGCYAQNYLVPPLPVNDMPPAYLEGMLYWMSEPRLGQRYERAIISFDIATNAFGVIACPPCIAMWNRRCHWHAFVVELEGVLCAILADPIGNNLDIWKLKNGEWDRAYIVHLEAWPDYSLETNVVVPLAVDPNDGRILLNTGKKLGFYDPVERAIQNLYSLDGAIACSKDQSAGELNRMDSEIWPLVPMLYEENLWSYPLVDKPRWL, from the coding sequence ATGATGCTTGGCAGCAAGAGGAAGATGGCTGCCGTGTCTGGCACAGGGGTGAGCAACAAGAGGAAGATGGCTGCTGGTTCCGCAGTGTCGCTCCCGGACGTGATGGTTGAAGAGGTGTTGCTGCGGCTTCCCGTCAAATCAATCGTCCGCTTCCGGGCCGTCTGCCGCTCCTGGTCTGCATTGTTCTCCTCGGAGGAATTCTGCTGCCTCCACAGGGCAATGATGGCTAAGGCGTCACCAACGGCAACACCAAAGCTACTGTACGTCTCACCTACAGCAGGATTTAACTCCACGGCTGTGTACTCATGCTCGCCATCGGACCCCAGAGATAACCTATTGTTCACCCTCGACCATGCCCGTGGCGACTTTGTGGAGGTAGTTTCGCCCGCACCGTGCCATGGCCTAACCCTTCTGTACGATGCTGTTCCGCCGGCTTACTACATTTGCAATGCGGCCACACGGGAAGTCACACGTCTGCCACCTTACCTTGATATGAGCCGCAGGTCCTCTACTGGACTGGGATTTGATGCCCGGACAAAGAAGTACAAGGTGGTGAGGCTGATCAATGGTAGGCCCAAGGAGGAGATGATCAAGTGTGAGGTGTACACAGCTGGAGGCAAGTATGGGGATAGCTGGAGGCCAGCTACCAGAGGAGTACCCTTTGGGATCCGCAGGTTTGTGTGTGCTGCTGTCGCTAATGCTGCCACGCACAAACTACCACCTGTGTTTGCGAATGGATCTCTGCACTGGTTGATCAACCCTAAATCCTTCATCAGATGGCCTAGAGCTGCTGTCATATCCTTTTCTGTCACAGAGGAGACGTTCAAATATGCCCGATCACCGCCCTTCTGGGCATCAGAAATGCACCAGCCTCCCTTGGCCAGGGTATCAGTAGAACACCTAGTGGAGATGGATAACCAACTGTGTATGGTCCGAGACCTTCGAGGGAATACTGATGCTAGCACTTTGGAGATTTGGAAGCTGCTTGATTATAGCTCTGGTGACTGGTCACTGATTCATCAAATTGATTTGTCAGGGCAAGTGGCAAGAGATTTGCGTGAGCCAGAGATTGTGAGAGTTATTGGTTCTACTAGCAATTGCAGGTCAGTGAAGAGGATTATCATCGCTACTAGCAAACGCATGATTCCTACAATGTTCGAAAAAAAGGTTCACTCCTATGACCCTAGGTCCAAAGCTATAGAAACCATTGTTTCAGTCACAGAGGCACACACATCTCGTATAATCAATACTCCTAGTTCAAGATTCGTTTTATTCCAAGATAGCCTTGCTCCAGTGCATAAAACAGATAGAGAGACAGCGTTTTCATCTACCCTAGCTAAGGCGACTAAAGAGATCCTGCTCCGCCTCCCAGCTAAATCAATCATACGGACCAAACTTGTCTGCAAGCAGTGGCTCAGTTTGACTGAAAGTGAAAGTTTCATGCAGTCATACCTTGAACATAAGAACATGGACAAAAGACCAAAGGTCATGCTTGTGGGCAAGGGCACTGGACAGTCAGGCTTCAGTTTTGCTCCCCTGAATAGATGTCTTCCAGAAGATCATAGGCACATTGCCCTGCTTGATACAAAGATGGTTTGCTCGAAGCCTTGCCATGGGCTGAACCTGATAAGCACCGAGGAAAAAGACTATCTCTACAACCCATGTACAGGTTTCCACAAGGTGTACTATAACCAGGCGCAGGCACAAGCGGAACAGCATGCTTATGCAGTTGGCAACAAGAATGTTGGCTTGGGCTTCGACCTCTTGACTCGTGAGCATTTTCTCGTGGAAATCAGCTATAAGTTGAAGGACTTTGAATCTCGTCAATATAACTTGACATGTGAGTTATGGCGGTGTAAATCCGGATGTTACGCCCAAAATTATCTGGTCCCGCCTCTACCTGTGAATGATATGCCACCAGCCTATCTTGAAGGGATGTTGTACTGGATGAGTGAGCCAAGGTTGGGACAGAGGTATGAGCGGGCCATTATCTCTTTTGACATTGCTACAAATGCTTTTGGTGTCATTGCTTGCCCTCCATGCATTGCAATGTGGAATAGAAGATGTCATTGGCATGCATTTGTGGTAGAGCTGGAGGGAGTATTGTGTGCTATTCTAGCAGATCCAATTGGAAACAATTTAGATATATGGAAGCTAAAGAATGGCGAATGGGATAGAGCATATATAGTTCACTTGGAAGCATGGCCTGACTATTCCCTTGAGACAAATGTTGTGGTGCCATTAGCTGTTGATCCTAATGATGGACGGATCCTGCTGAACACTGGGAAGAAATTAGGTTTCTACGATCCAGTCGAGCGAGCAATTCAGAATCTATATTCACTTGATGGGGCTATCGCATGCTCTAAAGACCAATCAGCCGGGGAATTAAATAGAATGGACAGTGAAATTTGGCCTCTTGTTCCTATGTTATATGAGGAGAACTTATGGTCTTATCCCCTTGTGGACAAACCAAGATGGTTGTGA